Within the Periplaneta americana isolate PAMFEO1 chromosome 6, P.americana_PAMFEO1_priV1, whole genome shotgun sequence genome, the region ctactactatcacctccactactattactactactgctgctatcaccactaccaccattactactactattactgctgctactactactaccaccgtcgacctggttggcaagttggtatagcgctggccttctatgcccaaggttgcgggttcgatcccgggccaggtcgatggcatttaagtgtgcttaaatgcgacaggctcatgtcaatagatttactggcatgtaaaagaactcctgcggaacaaaattccggcacatccggcgacgctgatataacctctgcagttgcgagcgtcgttaaataaagcataactactaccacctccactactactcctattactactaccaactccactactactattactgctgctactactactgttgctattactactactactaccatctccactactactataactgctgctactactaccacctccactactactattactgctactactactactactactaccacctccactactattattactactaccactactactactaccaccacctccactactactactactactactactactgctaccattactactaccacctccactactactattactgctgctactactactaccacctccactactactattactgctactactactactactactaccacctccactactattattactactaccactactactacaactactaccaccacctccactactactactactactactactactgctaccattactactaccgcctccactactactattactgctgctactactaccaccacctccactactactactactactactactactgctaccattactactaccacctccactactactattactgctgctactactactaccacctccactactactattactgctactactactactactactaccacctccactactattattactactaccactactactactactaccaccacctccactactactactactactaccattactactaccgcctccactactactattactgctgctactactaccaccacatccactactactactattactgctgctactactactatcacctccactactactactactactgttgctactactcctgctattactactactattactgctgctattactactactactatcacctccactactattacttctactgctactactactactactactactgctattactactactatcaccaccaccattactactactaccaccaccactactactactaatactgctgctactactactactgttgaaatgtattgatactacgtaaataagcaataaatgtactCGTTAAGTCGCttttgtctttccttcttgccATTTGCAACGCTTGTAATGCGTAACATTcgaacagctgtatctccacaaccattgaaaattggacacatgtgtACATTAACTTTTTTTACCactccctaaaatatttactattcctccagAATAACTCTGTTTATACAAACATGGGATCTCAAACACTCCGTATAACGGAAACGAATGCCGACTTCTGCAGGTCCTGGAGAGGCCCGAGCAACTGACGTGGCTGGACCTGTCCTTCAACAAGCTGTCGTCCTTGTCAGCAGAGCTGGCAGAGTTCCCCAGCCTCAAGATCGTGTACCTGCACGGCAACCTGCTGGCCGAGCTGGGCAAGGCGATCCGCACGCTGAGGGAGCTGCCCCAACTCTACAGCCTCACGCTGCACGGCAACCCCCTGGAGCAGCACAAGAAGTACCGCGCTCGCATCCTGACTGCACTGCCCCAGTTGCGATCCCTGGACTTCACAAACATAACCGTGGCCGACAAGATACACCTCACAGATAAGCCCAAGAAGAAGTCTCTGTCGTCCAAAATATAAGCTTGATGTGTGACGTGCATAGTAAACATTGTTTACGGACTGTGTGCAGACAATCGTGTACTTTTTGTAGACTTTAATCGTGGTTTACTAAAAAATAATGCCGTATGTTAATATGTTACTTATAGATGGAAATCGGAATGATTGATATTCTGAATTTGAATCGTTTATAGCAGTTGTCTCCATTTTTTGATCCCGTAAATGTTACAGCCTTTCAGGTTTCAAACTTAAAGGTAGGTAAACTTCCTGTTGGCATAAACGCTGGAAAACCTTGTCATTAATTGCTACCATTGGCAATATATTTAGCCGTTTAGATAAACGTAATTATATTGACGTAGAACTGGGATGTGTCAGTCATATTTATATCCATGTAGCCTACAGATAAGATCAGTTCGTAAATGGTATAGGCCTATCAAAAAGTTACGATCTGAACAAATCGGAAGTAGAGGGAATAAAAGAGATGCTGCCAAgttttttagatttatgtatcaTATTTATGTACAGAAAgacttaataattaataatataatgtaaactaaATACTTATATTATAAGAAATTGCTATTTAATACTTTTCTTACGTTGCATATAAATACTGTATAGTAAACAACAATGACCCAGTATTAAAAATTATACCGTTACAATTTGACAAGACGCGATCTGTTGCACTTCTGTTTGTTCCGGCTGTACGTTGCAGTTAGCAGAAGAAAATCCGTTACCTTAGAGAGCGTATGATAGGAATTTTTGATAAAAGacagtaaataaaaaacaaattccaACAGTGTTGGAATAAAGCATTTCAAAGAATCCCAAATGCGTGTTGAGGAGAGCAAGCATATCAGCCATCGGACTAAAGGAAGACAGTGAGGCAACAATACTCTGACGTGTTGTGATTACGCGAACTAAAGTCGTTGAGTAAATTCTTCATCGAAATAATTTAATGCGTTTTTCGTGTAAGTTACATTATTACAAATGCACTGGGTgagtgttataaataaataaataaataatttaattcgtTTTGATTATACAGATGACGTATAAAATTAGTACACCCTTAGGAGCaaaagctcgtgctcgggtgcagttcagttataatacttatttaatacaaataaaataccaagacataggcctattacagtacataccggtacaaaatgaattagaaacaacacaaggataacaatcaaggtacaatataatatgaagacattattacaaaaacaacccttgtcaaaattgctatttttcaggagaacaataaaaataaatagaacaacacatgtcagctgtttctgtacaactagtgtttatccttgtggctattgcacctgacatgtcatttttggagtctataaacaattgaaatagtagcaaatgtgtccttaactcaatttcattaaaaatgactagggctgtttttgtaataacgacttcatatataaaatacaatacaaaaataaaaaatatataatataaaaatccacctgtcctctgattgaggttatggctgatatgtacatctattatcaggaggcagcgcattttcgttctcatacaagttaggaaagttatcggttagtatatcctggagttttagagTTCAAACCCTGGCcataaatgcttacgtcaggacgctacgaaagataTAACGTAGTTCGGTAcaaaataataatggagcatgacaactgtaagtgagattgctactaaattgaaatggtctgtccagctattTTTTAAGTAAATAGTATAAaagcactaacactgcgaaacaaTTCTGAGAAGAATATCACTCCAAACCTAGCGACGCGTTATTTGTTGCACATATGCCTCACAAGAATAAGATTTTCGACATGTTGTTGCATATgtcacaagaatacgattttcgataTGTTGTTACATATCTTGCACATTATTACGTTACACCCAAGAGTACTCCTCTTGGTTACACCCACactatgacgtcacactttagtCGCGCCCCTTATGACGTCACACCCCTATGATGTCACATGGGGATTCAAGGGAGCCAAGGAGCCAGTCATGAGAGCATCATTTGTAGTCTActcgtgcagttctgcattgtgcaactttctccattctcctgtaacttcatccctcttagccccaaatattttcctaaacacttgaaaaactaaaatatttttataaattctttggAAAGCATAAGGTGAAGGAATTAAAACAACTGGATTCGTTTAAGAATAATTATATTCTGATTTTTGGTgtcatatacataatatataaattaatacttaaaatGTTGCTCGTACCAAATAACTACAGCACAAAGCAGCAAATTTCAATTTACTATTAACacaactttaacaaaataatgaatCGTCCCTctaagtaattaagtaacaaGTAAGTTAATAAATAGTGGACTTAAATAACTGTCTACTCTGGTAGGCCCACAACAAAATGAACAGCACAGCTGATTCATACTAAgtctaatttataaaaataattaaggaatgTAGCACTCATTCATACCACTATATAATATCAGCTCTTCACACTGAGGTGACTCAAGCATTGCATATTAAAATGCACACTGCTCGTACACTCACATGCTTCAACATTTTTTTGTACAGCGAATTTAAAATCCAAGTCCTAAACTCAAGGTTACAACGAAATCCGTTGCACATAAAACTCGACCCTTTTTTACTCATGATACATTTTCTTCGTGgtgataattttaaataattgtgtttatatttaactaaaaacaaaatataaatttaaaagtacCTATCGCTCATTATGATTACTAATTTGTAGTTTAAAGTCAGCCTCCTATGGGCTGGTATTAGATTCAAAGTTGCAGTCATTGGCAATTTTCTTCTGCAAAGCATATGAAGTCACTTGAGTCCTAAGTTCGCTCAgtgtacaatacaattttatgattAACTTTACCACACATTCAAACCAGTATTTCTGGCAATGTAGACTGTGACTAAACGAACTGTGACCATTTCTGAAGaaggaacagagagaagagataGTAAGTTGTGATGCATTGAAGTCATGctgttaacaaaatgttaaacagCAGCCCAAGAAATGCAGAAAGAACAAATCACTGACAAAAAGAAACTGCTAACGAAATTCACTTCAACAAAATGGATttccatttattaaaattataagtaaaGATTTTCAAAACAcaatatacagagacattgttGTGACGTGATGCGAGAAAACGGCGGGTTACTGCCGGCCCGCTCCTTGCAGCGAAGTAGATCCTCAGTCACCATATAGCATTCGCTGTAGTCACAAGTCGTGTTACAAGTCTTGTGTCAAGTGTACaaagttagtgtataaagtttagtgattattgtgtatttagataATACCTACCTATAAATTCTCATTGCGTGTATATATACAATACGTAAATAAAAG harbors:
- the LOC138701034 gene encoding leucine-rich repeat-containing protein 51-like, which gives rise to MQSRGSSPPLDYSFRNLTSVQALGDAKPRRGLKRYRRSSSGLYDCHALRLNNNQLPSIQGLHAASYQVLERPEQLTWLDLSFNKLSSLSAELAEFPSLKIVYLHGNLLAELGKAIRTLRELPQLYSLTLHGNPLEQHKKYRARILTALPQLRSLDFTNITVADKIHLTDKPKKKSLSSKI